One part of the Truepera radiovictrix DSM 17093 genome encodes these proteins:
- the mmsB gene encoding multiple monosaccharide ABC transporter permease encodes MSTTPSALPRAQVASARELVRRNLRRYGMLVALLAIMVFFQLRTGGVLLRPLNLTNLLLQNSYIVIMAIGMLLVIVAGHIDLSVGSVVGFVGALAAVLMVQQGVHWLPTVLLCLLTGVLIGAAQGFWVAYAHIPSFIVTLAGMLVFRGLSLALLQGQSVGPFPGAFQRLSSGFLPDVFGGGELHLTSLVLGGLVSLALVLLSLRGRRSARRYGLETEPLGFFVLKNAAVVAAIMYLCYLLASYRGLPNVLLIMFALIVLYTFVTTQTVIGRRLYALGGNVKAAKLSGVKTERLTFLTFVNMGFLAALAGLVFAARLNTATPGGGSTFELDVIAAAFIGGASASGGVGTVVGAVIGAFVMGVMNNGMSILGVGIDYQQVIKGLVLLLAVFFDVYNKTRG; translated from the coding sequence GTGAGCACCACCCCTTCGGCGCTGCCGCGCGCGCAAGTCGCTAGCGCCCGCGAGCTCGTGCGCCGCAACCTCCGCCGCTACGGCATGCTCGTGGCGCTGCTCGCCATCATGGTGTTTTTCCAGCTCCGCACGGGCGGCGTGCTGCTGCGCCCGCTGAACCTCACCAACTTGCTGCTGCAAAACTCGTACATCGTCATCATGGCGATCGGCATGCTGTTGGTGATCGTCGCGGGCCACATCGACCTCTCGGTCGGGTCGGTGGTCGGCTTCGTCGGCGCCCTCGCCGCCGTCTTGATGGTGCAGCAAGGTGTTCACTGGTTGCCGACGGTGCTGCTCTGCCTCCTCACGGGGGTGCTGATCGGGGCGGCGCAGGGGTTTTGGGTCGCCTACGCCCACATCCCGTCGTTTATCGTCACGCTCGCGGGGATGCTCGTGTTTCGGGGGCTCAGCCTGGCCTTGCTGCAAGGCCAGTCGGTCGGCCCCTTTCCGGGGGCGTTTCAGCGCCTCTCGTCGGGCTTTCTCCCGGACGTCTTCGGCGGGGGCGAGCTGCACCTCACCTCCCTCGTCTTGGGTGGGCTCGTCTCCCTCGCGCTCGTGCTGCTCAGCCTCCGGGGTCGGCGCAGCGCGCGCCGCTACGGTTTAGAGACCGAGCCGCTGGGGTTTTTCGTCCTTAAAAACGCGGCCGTTGTCGCCGCCATCATGTACCTCTGCTACCTGCTCGCCTCCTACCGCGGGTTGCCCAACGTGCTGCTGATCATGTTCGCGCTGATCGTCCTCTACACCTTCGTCACTACCCAGACGGTCATCGGCAGGCGCCTCTACGCCTTGGGGGGTAACGTCAAGGCGGCCAAGCTCTCGGGGGTCAAGACCGAACGCCTGACCTTTTTGACCTTTGTCAACATGGGCTTTCTCGCGGCCCTAGCGGGGCTCGTGTTCGCCGCGCGGCTCAACACGGCGACGCCCGGGGGGGGGAGCACCTTCGAATTAGACGTCATCGCGGCCGCGTTTATCGGCGGCGCCTCGGCCTCGGGCGGCGTCGGTACGGTCGTCGGGGCGGTGATCGGCGCGTTTGTCATGGGCGTCATGAATAACGGCATGTCGATTCTCGGGGTGGGGATCGACTACCAGCAGGTGATCAAGGGGCTCGTCTTGCTGCTCGCCGTCTTCTTCGACGTCTACAACAAGACCCGTGGCTAA